In the Streptomyces spororaveus genome, TCGCCCTGCCCGGGAGCGGGTTCCGCAGGGGTCGCTACGCCAGGAATGCGGCGGTGGTCGCCACGAACCGGTCGGCGTCGTCGAGCCAGGGGTAGTGGCCCGCGCCCCGCTGTACGACGAACGTGGCGTCCGGGAACAGTTCGGCGAACTCGGCCGTCGACCGAGGGGGACTGTTCAGGTCGAACTCCCCCGCGAGCAGCAGCACGGGGCTCCCGCAGCCGCCGATCGCCGCGCGCGTGGCCTGCGGGTCGAAGGCACCGTCGGCCGCGAAGAGGGTGACGGCTTCCGCGTTGTCCGGGCGGGCCGCCGCCTGGTGACGGCGGGCCGCGGCGTCCCACCGGCCATGGAAGAAGGGACTGATGGCATCCCAGTCGCTGCCGGTGCCCCCGGTGATCTCCTCCAGCGCCGCGAACGCCTCCGGGAACCACGGCTCGTCCTTCCGCAGCCGCGCGAGCTCCCGCCGGCACTCCGCCGTGACGACCACGCCGACGGCCCGGGTGCCGGGTGTGATCAGGGCGAGCCTGCGGACCCGGTGCGGGTACCGGGCCACGTACCGCGTGGC is a window encoding:
- a CDS encoding alpha/beta fold hydrolase; translated protein: MPTFTAPDGTRLAYRVHGSGDPVLCVPGGPADSRYLGDLGGLSAHHRLIFLDLRGTGRSAVPEDTSSYRCDRLVEDVEALREHLGLAEADLLAHSAGANLATRYVARYPHRVRRLALITPGTRAVGVVVTAECRRELARLRKDEPWFPEAFAALEEITGGTGSDWDAISPFFHGRWDAAARRHQAAARPDNAEAVTLFAADGAFDPQATRAAIGGCGSPVLLLAGEFDLNSPPRSTAEFAELFPDATFVVQRGAGHYPWLDDADRFVATTAAFLA